A window of the Megalopta genalis isolate 19385.01 chromosome 2, iyMegGena1_principal, whole genome shotgun sequence genome harbors these coding sequences:
- the LOC117230070 gene encoding dynactin subunit 5 produces MEPQDVYYSKAEYVETASGNKVSRQTVLCGSQNIVLHGKVIVQSDAIIRGDLANVRTGRYCIISKNAIIRPPFKKFSRGVAFFPLTMGDHVFVGERAVVNAAMVGSYIYIGKDAVIGRRSILKDCCYIEDGAVVPPETIVPPFSRVAGNPARCVDDLPHCTVDLMLEFTKNYYQHFLPARV; encoded by the exons ATGGAACCGCAGGACGTTTATTACAGCAAAGCAGAATACGTCGAGACG GCGTCGGGGAATAAGGTTAGCAGACAGACTGTTTTATGCGGCTCCcaaaatattgttttacatggaaAGGTGATCGTACAATCAGACGCCATTATTCGTGGCGATCTGGCGAACGTACGGACTGGACGTTACTGCATCATCAGCAAGAATGCCATTATTAGGCCGCCCTTCAAAAAGTTTAGCAGAGG ggTTGCCTTTTTCCCACTGACGATGGGGGATCATGTGTTTGTCGGAGAACGTGCAGTAGTAAATGCCGCGATGGTCGGTTCTTACATATACATTGGAAAAGACGCGGTGATT GGAAGGAGAAGTATCCTCAAGGACTGCTGTTATATCGAGGACGGCGCTGTGGTACCGCCAGAGACCATTGTACCTCCGTTTTCCCGGGTCGCCGGCAATCCCGCGAGATGCGTCGACGACCTTCCTCATTGCACCGTCGACCTGATGCTGGAGTTCACGAAAAATTACTATCAACACTTTTTACCGGCCCGAGTTTAA
- the LOC143258841 gene encoding ionotropic receptor 75a-like: MQLVRWFLVCATISRNGCTMALDDAFARFVVDSIDRLFPPIRVSAHLCRLEREDALRLSREMSGTGLIHEIHLRSDDRLRDPEDHQLLRVLDLDCDYAIPMLLSANETEMFTAPNRWLLLRDRRSSSDRSDLESIAEIFRDMRILPDSEVFAAVSRQNFTEIRSIYRRSLSGEVVLEDRGNWTTDRGLSAGQTIPTSRRRRNLRGTLLKSCIVLTDPDTINHLTDYGNKHIDAVTKANYAWVLIMVARMNATINICTTNSWGYGNENGSWSGITGMLQRREIDIGGTGMFIVKERLGVVEYVQLYTQMRWAFIFRKPLLSSVSNIFTLPFHRSVWHAIGVFLLVVLVMLVLSTKWEYYRGTSEYWESLNPSEQTFSDNLMVLMGAVAQQGYYYEPYRVPPRIVTLMLLIAAMSLYASYTANIVTLLQSSTDMIKTSNDLLTCPLKLGAQDIVYARHYFSKFRDPIKRAIVEQKIEPKGGKHTWMNLSEGIHRMRTELFAMHADLGAAYHLIQNTFLEDEKCGIKEIDFLNHKDPLLVIQKGSPYRELIRNAALRLHETGLKHREEHLLFSSRPKCQGQINFISIGITECYFALVSMGYGALLSLFVFILELLWHNWRHRPTKEIGWPLGEPVFDSAVEQHPDTEKGLELVW; the protein is encoded by the exons ATGCAGCTGGTTCGGTGGTTCCTCGTCTGCGCGACGATTTCCCGGAACGGTTGCACGATGGCACTCGACGACGCGTTCGCGCGTTTCGTCGTCGACTCGATCGATCGTCTGTTCCCACCGATAAGAGTATCGGCGCATCTCTGCCGGCTCGAACGAG AGGATGCGCTCAGACTGTCCCGCGAGATGTCCGGGACAGGTTTGATCCACGAGATCCATCTACGCTCGGATGATCGATTGCGCGATCCGGAGGATCATCAGCTGTTGCGCGTGCTGGATCTGGACTGTGATTATGCGATCCCGATGCTGTTATCG GCGAACGAGACCGAGATGTTCACGGCTCCGAACAGATGGCTTCTGCTTCGTGATCGACGATCATCGTCGGACCGGTCGGATCTCGAGTCGATCGCGGAGATCTTTCGGGACATGAGAATTCTGCCGGACAGCGAGGTGTTCGCGGCGGTATCACGGCAGAATTTCACCGAGATCCGATCGATCTACAGACGAAGTCTTTCCGGCGAGGTGGTGCTGGAGGATCGAGGGAACTGGACGACCGATCGAGGACTGAGCGCGGGACAAACGATCCCGACGTCGCGACGCCGACGGAATCTTCGCGGGACTCTGCTGAAATCCTGCATCGTG TTGACCGATCCCGATACGATCAACCACTTAACCGATTACGGAAATAAGCATATAGATGCAGTGACGAAGGCCAATTATGCCTGGGTGCTGATCATGGTGGCGAGAATGAACGCGAC TATAAATATCTGCACTACGAACTCGTGGGGGTATGGGAACGAAAACGGCTCGTGGAGTGGGATAACGGGGATGCTGCAGCGTCGCGAGATCGACATAGGTGGCACAGGCATGTTCATCGTGAAGGAGCGACTGGGTGTAGTGGAGTACGTCCAGCTGTACACGCAAATGCG ATGGGCCTTCATATTCCGCAAACCTCTGCTGTCTTCGGTGAGCAACATTTTCACGTTGCCGTTCCACCGGTCCGTCTGGCACGCGATAGGCGTGTTCCTGCTGGTGGTCCTGGTCATGCTGGTTTTGTCAACCAAGTGGGAGTACTATAGGGGCACGTCCGAGTACTGGGAGTCGTTGAACCCGTCGGAGCAGACGTTCAGCGACAACCTGATGGTCTTGATGGGCGCCGTGGCCCAACAAG GCTATTACTACGAGCCGTACAGGGTTCCGCCCCGCATCGTCACACTCATGCTACTGATCGCCGCCATGAGCTTGTACGCCTCCTACACGGCTAACATCGTGACCCTGCTTCAGTCGTCCACCGACATGATCAAGACCTCGAACGACTTGCTGACCTGTCCGCTGAAGTTGGGAGCGCAAGATATCGTCTACGCTCGTCACTACTTCTCG AAATTTCGGGACCCGATCAAAAGGGCGATCGTGGAGCAAAAGATCGAGCCGAAAGGCGGCAAACACACCTGGATGAATCTGTCCGAAGGTATACATCGTATGAGGACCGAGCTGTTTGCGATGCACGCCGATCTGGGCGCTGCCTACCACCTTATACAGAACACGTTCCTGGAGGATGAGAAGTGCGGCATCAAGGAGATCGACTTTCTGAACCACAAGGACCCGCTGCTGGTGATTCAGAAAGGATCGCCGTACAGGGAGCTGATTAGGAACGC AGCTCTCCGGCTGCACGAGACCGGGTTAAAACATAGGGAGGAGCATCTGCTGTTCTCGAGCAGGCCCAAGTGTCAAGGACAGATTAATTTCATCAGCATCGGGATCACCGAGTGCTACTTCGCGTTGGTCTCGATGGGCTATGGGGCGCTTTTGAGTCTGTTCGTATTCATACTGGAATTGCTGTGGCACAACTG GAGACACCGGCCGACCAAGGAGATCGGTTGGCCTCTAGGAGAACCGGTGTTCGATAGCGCTGTCGAACAACATCCGGATACAGAAAAAGGACTCGAGCTCGTGTGGTGA